The sequence GGGGAATGCCTCTAAAAGGAGCTAAAGCAACTACTTTTATTGATATTCACATTATTGGAGAGTTAGAAGAGAACAATGGCTAAAACACTATTGGAACAGCTACGAGAAATGACAGTGGTAGTGGCAGATACGGGAGATTTACAGGCGATCGAAAAGTTTACTCCCAGAGACGCGACTACTAATCCTTCCCTGATTACTGCAGCAGCGCAAATGCCAGAATATCAGGAAATCGTAGATGATACCCTAGTTAAGGCGAAACAAGACGCCGGAGCTAACGCTACAGACGCCGAAATCGTCTCTTTAGCATTCGATCGCCTGGCGGTTTCTTTTGGCAAAAAGATCCTGGAAATCGTACCTAAAAGGGTTTCTACTGAGGTAGACGCTCGTCTTTCCTACGACACAGAAGCAACGATCGCCAAGGGAAGAGATCTCATCGCTCAATACGAAGCCGCAGGTATCCCCCGGGAACGCGTTTTGATTAAAATTGCCTCCACCTGGGAAGGAATTCAAGCCGCTACCGTACTGGAAAAAGAGGGGATTCACTGTAATCTAACCCTACTGTTCGGTTTACACCAGGCGATCGCTTGTGCTGAAGCGGGTGTAACTCTCATTTCTCCTTTCGTCGGTCGAATCTTAGACTGGTACAAAAAAGATACCGGTAAAGATTATACTGGTCCAGAAGATCCTGGGGTTATCTCGGTAACTAACATTTACAACTATTACAAAAAGTTCGGCCATAAAACCGAAATTATGGGAGCTAGCTTCCGTAACCTCGATGAAATTAAAGAACTAGCAGGTTGCGATTTACTGACTATTTCTCCTAAACTTCTCGCTGAATTAGACGCGAGCGAAGGTGAGTTAGTACGTAAACTCGATCCTGCTAAAGCTGCAACGATGGACATTGAGAAAATAAATCTCGATAAAGCTAAATTCGACGAAATGCACGCAAGCGATCGCATGGCGTCAGAAAAGCTTGAAGAAGGTATCGTTGGCTTTACCAAAGCTCTAGAAAGTCTAGA is a genomic window of Gloeocapsa sp. PCC 73106 containing:
- a CDS encoding transaldolase → MAKTLLEQLREMTVVVADTGDLQAIEKFTPRDATTNPSLITAAAQMPEYQEIVDDTLVKAKQDAGANATDAEIVSLAFDRLAVSFGKKILEIVPKRVSTEVDARLSYDTEATIAKGRDLIAQYEAAGIPRERVLIKIASTWEGIQAATVLEKEGIHCNLTLLFGLHQAIACAEAGVTLISPFVGRILDWYKKDTGKDYTGPEDPGVISVTNIYNYYKKFGHKTEIMGASFRNLDEIKELAGCDLLTISPKLLAELDASEGELVRKLDPAKAATMDIEKINLDKAKFDEMHASDRMASEKLEEGIVGFTKALESLEKLLADRLTRLNAGSKIGEAGAVIFQSYDLDGDGFITREEWLGSDAVFDALDEDHDGKISPDEMGSGLGAVIHLATSAR